From one Mycolicibacterium sp. HK-90 genomic stretch:
- a CDS encoding TetR/AcrR family transcriptional regulator, whose amino-acid sequence MPRPRVYDPDAVLDAAESLAVHSGPAAVTIRAISEAVGLSNGALYHSFGSRAGLLGQVWLRAGRRFLALQRELVDAAEKGDDAIAAAAYAPVVFAERHPASARLLLQIRRDQVLGSDLPDELAVHIRDLEKRLVDLMIELATATWDRRDRAAVDTVTTCIVDLPTAILLHRNRLADRTARRHLNAAVAAVLAVGPAPKAAPKIPQKEGIS is encoded by the coding sequence GTGCCACGCCCCCGTGTCTACGACCCGGACGCCGTCCTCGACGCCGCCGAATCCCTGGCCGTGCACTCGGGGCCGGCGGCGGTGACGATCCGGGCCATCAGCGAGGCGGTCGGCCTGTCCAACGGCGCGTTGTATCACTCCTTCGGATCCCGGGCCGGCCTGCTCGGCCAGGTCTGGCTGCGCGCCGGGCGCCGGTTCCTGGCCTTGCAGCGCGAACTCGTCGACGCCGCCGAGAAGGGCGATGACGCGATCGCTGCGGCCGCCTACGCGCCGGTGGTCTTCGCCGAACGCCACCCGGCCTCGGCCCGCCTGCTCCTGCAGATCCGCCGTGACCAGGTGCTCGGCTCCGACTTACCCGACGAGCTCGCCGTGCACATCCGCGACCTGGAGAAGCGACTGGTGGACTTGATGATCGAGCTTGCGACGGCCACGTGGGACCGGCGCGACCGCGCCGCCGTGGACACCGTGACGACGTGCATCGTGGATCTGCCCACGGCCATCCTGTTACACCGCAACCGACTCGCCGACCGGACTGCCCGCCGGCATCTCAACGCCGCCGTGGCGGCGGTGCTGGCGGTGGGACCTGCGCCGAAAGCTGCCCCGAAAATCCCTCAGAAGGAAGGAATCTCATGA
- a CDS encoding TetR/AcrR family transcriptional regulator, producing MAAPGVPARVGGRPPLIAVADIVDAGRELGMRNLSINAVAARLGVSATALYRHISGRWELERLVGESLLAGLELSDDPARSAEEHLVAFGMNLHRYVLGHPGLATYMQVLFPRGEAGTRLLADEIAALGRRGYQAEAAALVSSSVAVMAIGLAAQHELKAEASGGDDGFVLERDAAAERLAGDAALGPVHNAGMRLSSPQYLELLMTALIRGLLTSVVPGRPITDIVADLTAMGEDR from the coding sequence GTGGCCGCACCCGGTGTCCCCGCGCGAGTAGGTGGACGCCCGCCGCTCATCGCGGTCGCCGACATCGTCGATGCCGGTCGCGAGCTCGGCATGCGCAACCTGAGCATCAATGCCGTGGCTGCCCGGCTCGGGGTGTCGGCCACGGCCCTGTACCGCCACATCAGCGGCCGCTGGGAACTCGAACGCCTGGTCGGGGAGAGTCTGCTGGCCGGGCTTGAGCTGAGCGATGATCCGGCCCGGTCGGCCGAAGAACATCTGGTGGCCTTCGGCATGAACCTGCATCGGTATGTCCTCGGCCATCCCGGTCTGGCCACCTACATGCAGGTCCTGTTCCCGCGCGGCGAGGCCGGTACCCGGCTGCTGGCCGACGAGATCGCCGCGCTGGGCCGGCGCGGTTATCAGGCCGAGGCGGCGGCGCTGGTGAGCAGTTCGGTGGCGGTGATGGCGATCGGGCTGGCCGCCCAGCACGAACTCAAAGCCGAGGCCAGCGGCGGTGACGACGGATTCGTCCTGGAACGCGACGCCGCGGCGGAACGGCTGGCGGGCGACGCCGCGCTGGGCCCGGTGCACAACGCGGGCATGCGGTTGAGCAGCCCGCAGTATCTGGAACTTCTGATGACAGCGCTGATCCGGGGACTGCTGACGTCCGTGGTACCCGGCAGGCCGATTACGGACATCGTGGCGGATCTGACCGCCATGGGAGAGGACCGCTGA
- a CDS encoding GNAT family N-acetyltransferase, with translation MTDHDKAAARREIADALLNALNRRHEVLDVIVDADDRPAAVDAVAGLLRTSHAAAEAVVGLSFAQITKDSRRAIAAELDDLNTQLSFTVSERPAASGESLELRAFDADADRDVFAARTADVGASGDGTGAPAAGVDDEIRAAQARVDAEEAAWFVALEGEQKVGMVFGELTGGEVNVRIWILPEFRKRGYGTAALRKCRSEMATYFPAVPMVVRAPGAVPGA, from the coding sequence ATGACCGATCACGACAAGGCCGCGGCCCGGCGCGAAATTGCCGACGCTCTGCTCAACGCCCTGAACCGGCGCCACGAAGTGCTCGACGTGATTGTGGATGCCGACGATCGTCCGGCGGCCGTCGACGCGGTCGCCGGCCTGCTCCGGACCTCGCACGCCGCCGCGGAAGCCGTGGTGGGGCTGTCCTTTGCGCAGATCACCAAGGATTCTCGGCGGGCGATTGCCGCCGAACTCGATGATCTGAACACCCAGCTCAGCTTCACCGTGTCCGAGCGACCGGCCGCATCGGGTGAGTCGCTGGAATTGCGGGCGTTCGATGCCGATGCCGACCGCGACGTCTTCGCCGCCCGGACCGCCGATGTGGGTGCCTCCGGCGACGGGACGGGTGCTCCCGCGGCCGGAGTGGACGATGAGATCCGCGCGGCGCAAGCCCGGGTCGACGCCGAAGAGGCGGCCTGGTTCGTGGCGCTCGAGGGTGAGCAGAAGGTCGGCATGGTGTTCGGCGAGCTGACCGGCGGCGAGGTCAACGTCCGGATCTGGATTCTTCCCGAGTTCCGGAAGCGCGGGTATGGCACCGCCGCACTGCGCAAGTGCCGCTCGGAGATGGCGACGTACTTCCCCGCCGTGCCGATGGTGGTCCGCGCGCCAGGAGCGGTGCCCGGGGCCTGA
- a CDS encoding SDR family NAD(P)-dependent oxidoreductase — MTTEWTPGRLGDLTGKRFIVTGATNGVGLGTARALARAGAHVIFAVRNTALGEQRAAEIGGSTEVIELDLADLSSVRAFAEHLDGDVDVLINNAGALSQHRTETVDGFEMTIGTNLLGPFALTNLLFGRVRKQIVNVGSEAHKSAALRLDDMHLRHHKWTVMGAYGRSKLAVMLWGLELDRRLRAAKSPVVTQLTHPGWVASNLPNVSDKPLMSAVQRGVRAVADVFANDIDAGAAPTLYCLSEPIPPGSYVGVEGRFGLRGGPVLIGRSAVACDYELAAGVVEFAERETGTTIPV; from the coding sequence ATGACCACAGAGTGGACGCCCGGTCGACTCGGCGATCTCACCGGTAAACGCTTCATCGTCACCGGGGCGACGAACGGCGTCGGCCTCGGCACGGCCAGAGCGCTCGCGCGCGCCGGTGCCCACGTGATCTTCGCGGTGCGCAACACCGCGCTGGGCGAACAACGTGCAGCCGAGATCGGCGGCTCCACCGAGGTGATCGAGCTGGACCTCGCCGACCTGTCGTCGGTGCGGGCGTTCGCCGAACACCTCGACGGTGATGTCGATGTGCTGATCAACAACGCCGGCGCGCTCAGCCAGCACCGCACCGAGACCGTCGACGGTTTCGAAATGACCATCGGCACAAACCTGCTCGGTCCGTTCGCGCTGACGAACCTGCTGTTCGGCCGGGTCCGGAAGCAGATCGTCAACGTCGGCTCGGAGGCACACAAGTCGGCCGCGCTGCGGCTGGACGACATGCACCTGCGCCACCACAAGTGGACGGTGATGGGTGCCTACGGCCGGTCGAAGCTCGCGGTGATGCTGTGGGGCCTGGAACTCGACCGCAGGCTGCGCGCCGCGAAATCGCCGGTGGTCACCCAACTCACACATCCGGGCTGGGTGGCGTCCAACCTGCCGAACGTCTCCGACAAACCGTTGATGTCCGCGGTACAGCGCGGGGTCAGGGCGGTGGCCGATGTGTTCGCCAACGACATCGACGCCGGGGCCGCGCCGACGCTGTACTGCCTGAGCGAACCGATCCCGCCCGGGAGTTACGTGGGGGTCGAGGGCCGGTTCGGCCTGCGCGGTGGACCCGTGTTGATCGGACGTTCCGCGGTGGCCTGCGATTACGAGCTTGCCGCGGGCGTGGTCGAATTCGCGGAGCGCGAGACGGGCACCACCATCCCGGTCTAG
- a CDS encoding TetR/AcrR family transcriptional regulator: MTPSTDEVAPPRRRSEKSRVAIIEATRALLLERGFDGLSIEAVAARAGVGKQTIYRWWPSRPALVADVLLADADKILATMPHTDDLTADLVSWAGTLASALTTKRGNAMLRTLTAASLEHEDTAARLRAGFSRPLIDSVRTRLLAEQIDADVALAAADALLGGVVYPILSEGQNYTRRRAEITARTIVASIRTPAD, translated from the coding sequence ATGACCCCCTCCACCGACGAGGTTGCGCCCCCGCGGCGGCGCAGCGAGAAGTCGCGGGTGGCCATCATCGAGGCCACCCGCGCGCTACTGCTGGAACGCGGATTCGACGGGTTGAGCATCGAAGCCGTCGCCGCACGCGCGGGCGTCGGCAAACAGACCATCTACCGCTGGTGGCCGAGCCGGCCGGCACTGGTGGCCGACGTGCTGTTGGCGGACGCCGACAAGATCCTGGCCACCATGCCGCACACCGACGACCTGACCGCCGACCTGGTCTCCTGGGCCGGCACGCTGGCCTCGGCCCTGACCACAAAGCGGGGCAATGCCATGCTGCGCACCCTGACCGCTGCCTCACTGGAACACGAGGACACCGCGGCACGGCTGCGCGCCGGTTTCAGCCGGCCGCTGATCGACTCCGTACGCACCCGGCTGCTGGCCGAACAGATCGACGCCGACGTCGCCCTGGCCGCCGCCGACGCCCTGCTCGGCGGCGTGGTCTATCCGATCCTGTCCGAGGGGCAGAACTACACCCGGCGACGCGCCGAAATCACGGCCCGCACCATCGTCGCGAGCATCCGCACGCCGGCCGACTGA
- a CDS encoding Zn-ribbon domain-containing OB-fold protein, whose amino-acid sequence MTGFARPMPVKTPTSTPFWDALSEHRIVVQYSPSTQAYVFYPRVLAPRTLADDLEWREISGMGTLYSFTVARRPVGPHFADAVPQMLAIVEWDEGPRFSTEMVDVAPEKLSVGMRVRPVFCDYPDASAGAGVTMLRYTRA is encoded by the coding sequence ATGACCGGATTCGCCCGGCCGATGCCGGTGAAAACCCCTACCAGTACGCCGTTCTGGGATGCCTTGTCGGAACATCGCATCGTCGTCCAGTACTCGCCGTCGACGCAGGCCTACGTGTTCTATCCGCGGGTACTGGCACCACGCACGCTCGCCGATGACCTCGAATGGCGGGAGATTTCGGGGATGGGCACGCTGTATTCGTTCACCGTGGCGCGGCGCCCGGTGGGCCCGCACTTCGCCGACGCGGTTCCGCAAATGCTCGCGATCGTGGAATGGGATGAGGGACCGCGCTTCTCCACCGAGATGGTCGATGTCGCCCCCGAGAAACTCAGCGTCGGGATGCGCGTGAGACCCGTGTTCTGTGACTATCCCGATGCGTCTGCTGGGGCTGGTGTGACGATGCTGCGCTACACGCGGGCTTGA
- a CDS encoding enoyl-CoA hydratase-related protein, with the protein MTATLDYDGDIAVLDLGDDENRFTPEFLDEVHAHLDTILAKGAHGLVTTADSKFYSNGLDLDWLGTHSDQGPWYVSRVQGLLARMLTLPIPTAAAVVGHAFGAGAMLAIAHDFRVMRDDRGFFCFPEVDIRIPFTPGMAALIQAKLTPQAAVASMTTGRRFGGVDAHAHGLVDATAPEGSVTTAATALLRPLGGKDSGTLGAIKQVMFGPAAQALTATQPEAAS; encoded by the coding sequence ATGACCGCGACCCTGGATTACGACGGTGACATCGCCGTCCTCGATCTCGGCGACGACGAGAACCGGTTCACCCCCGAGTTTCTCGATGAGGTGCACGCGCACCTCGACACCATCCTGGCCAAGGGCGCACACGGCCTGGTGACGACGGCCGACAGCAAGTTCTACTCCAACGGGCTCGACCTGGATTGGCTTGGCACCCACAGTGATCAGGGCCCCTGGTACGTCAGCCGGGTCCAGGGACTGTTGGCGCGGATGCTGACTTTGCCGATCCCGACGGCGGCCGCCGTGGTCGGCCACGCCTTCGGTGCCGGCGCCATGCTCGCCATCGCACACGATTTCCGGGTGATGCGCGACGACCGCGGTTTCTTCTGTTTCCCCGAGGTCGACATCCGGATCCCGTTCACCCCCGGGATGGCCGCGCTGATCCAGGCCAAGCTCACGCCGCAGGCGGCCGTCGCGTCGATGACCACCGGACGCCGGTTCGGCGGCGTCGACGCGCATGCGCACGGATTGGTCGACGCCACCGCACCCGAGGGTTCGGTGACCACGGCGGCCACCGCATTGCTGCGGCCGTTGGGCGGCAAGGACTCCGGCACCCTGGGCGCGATCAAGCAGGTGATGTTCGGCCCGGCGGCCCAGGCGCTGACTGCCACCCAACCGGAGGCCGCAAGCTAG
- a CDS encoding Dyp-type peroxidase: MADPSRLSVNRRRLLTGGAAALAAGAVLAESAAAQSATVQQGFGVDMEPFYGPHQGGIATAPQAHGLFVAFDVKADTRRTERETVAAILRLWTADAARLTRGAPALADTEPELATRPARLTITVGLGIGLLDRIGPAGSRPPSARDLPAFEVDRLEDRWSGGDLLLQICADDPVTVAHANRVLTKNVRSMAVPRWRQAGFRNARGADADGTTMRNLMGQVDGTANLAAADFDDLVWMSGQVHPGLIGGTLMVIRRIEMNLDTWDELDRQSKEFTVGRRLDTGAPLTGARETDEPDFDLARNGIPVIPENSHVALAHHRGTRERFLRRPYNYDDPAEPGQTSNTGLIFATFQRDIDEQFLPVQRRLAEFDALNQWTTAIGSAVFVVPGGVRTPGDYLAQGLLE; encoded by the coding sequence ATGGCTGACCCGTCCCGCCTGTCGGTCAACCGGCGGCGTCTCCTCACCGGGGGCGCCGCCGCGCTGGCCGCAGGCGCCGTGCTCGCCGAATCCGCCGCGGCCCAATCGGCTACCGTTCAACAGGGTTTCGGTGTCGACATGGAACCGTTCTACGGACCACATCAGGGCGGCATCGCCACCGCGCCGCAGGCGCACGGCCTGTTCGTGGCGTTCGACGTGAAGGCCGATACGCGGCGAACCGAGCGGGAAACGGTCGCGGCGATCCTGCGGTTGTGGACGGCCGACGCGGCCCGGCTGACCCGCGGCGCGCCCGCGCTGGCCGACACGGAACCCGAACTCGCCACTCGCCCAGCCAGATTGACCATCACGGTCGGTCTGGGGATCGGCCTGCTCGACCGGATCGGCCCGGCCGGATCCCGGCCGCCCTCGGCCCGGGACCTGCCCGCCTTCGAGGTGGACCGGTTGGAGGACCGGTGGTCCGGAGGTGACCTGCTGTTGCAGATCTGCGCCGACGATCCGGTCACCGTGGCCCACGCCAACCGGGTGCTGACCAAGAACGTCCGATCGATGGCCGTGCCGCGCTGGCGGCAGGCCGGGTTCCGCAACGCCCGCGGGGCCGACGCCGACGGCACCACCATGCGCAACCTGATGGGACAGGTCGACGGCACCGCGAATCTCGCCGCGGCCGACTTCGATGACCTGGTCTGGATGTCGGGGCAGGTGCATCCGGGTCTGATCGGGGGCACGTTGATGGTCATCCGGCGCATCGAGATGAACCTGGACACCTGGGATGAGCTCGACCGCCAGAGCAAGGAGTTCACCGTCGGCCGCCGGCTGGACACCGGGGCCCCGCTGACCGGCGCCCGCGAGACCGACGAGCCGGATTTCGACCTGGCGCGCAACGGAATTCCGGTCATCCCGGAGAACTCCCATGTCGCGCTGGCGCACCATCGCGGCACCAGGGAACGGTTCCTGCGTCGGCCCTACAACTACGACGATCCGGCCGAGCCGGGGCAGACGTCGAACACGGGGTTGATCTTCGCCACCTTCCAACGCGACATCGACGAGCAGTTCCTGCCGGTGCAGCGGCGTCTCGCCGAGTTCGACGCCCTGAACCAGTGGACCACCGCGATCGGGTCGGCGGTGTTCGTGGTGCCCGGTGGGGTGCGCACGCCGGGGGACTACCTGGCGCAGGGGTTGCTGGAATGA
- a CDS encoding NAD-dependent epimerase/dehydratase family protein, with translation MATKKLVIGASGFLGSHVARRLVERGEDVRVLIRSTSSTRGIDDLDVERVYGDIFDPDSVRSAMDDCDVVYYCVVDARAWLHDPTPLWNTNIEGLQQVLDVAVEAGLSKFVFTSSIATIGVAESGCATEELPHNWLDVGGDYVHTRVLAEQMVLRYAREHQLPAVAMCVSNTYGPGDWLPTPHGGLVAAAVRGKLPFYVKGAAAETVGIADAAEALVLAGERGRAGERYIVSERFMTAQEIYQTACAAVGVEPPRRGVPIRLLAAAGAVVDPLARLCKKENQLSPLTVRLMHVMSPMDHGKAARELGWQPRPVTESIAEGARFFAARKRGA, from the coding sequence ATGGCAACAAAGAAACTGGTCATCGGGGCCAGCGGTTTCCTCGGTTCGCATGTCGCCAGGCGGCTGGTCGAACGCGGCGAGGACGTTCGGGTGCTCATCCGCAGCACCAGCTCCACGCGCGGCATCGACGATCTCGACGTGGAACGCGTATACGGCGACATCTTCGATCCCGATTCGGTGCGCTCCGCGATGGACGACTGCGACGTGGTGTACTACTGCGTCGTCGACGCCCGCGCCTGGCTCCACGACCCGACCCCGCTGTGGAACACCAATATTGAAGGGCTGCAACAGGTATTGGATGTGGCGGTCGAGGCCGGGCTGAGCAAGTTCGTCTTCACCAGCTCGATCGCCACCATCGGCGTGGCTGAATCGGGCTGCGCCACCGAGGAACTGCCGCACAACTGGTTGGACGTGGGCGGCGACTACGTACACACCAGGGTGCTCGCCGAGCAGATGGTGCTCCGGTACGCCCGGGAGCACCAACTGCCCGCGGTGGCGATGTGCGTGTCCAACACCTACGGCCCCGGTGACTGGCTGCCGACGCCACATGGCGGCCTGGTCGCCGCGGCGGTACGGGGCAAGCTGCCGTTCTATGTGAAGGGCGCGGCGGCCGAGACCGTCGGCATCGCCGATGCCGCGGAGGCGCTGGTGCTCGCCGGCGAACGCGGCCGGGCCGGTGAGCGCTACATCGTGTCCGAACGATTCATGACGGCTCAGGAGATCTACCAGACCGCCTGCGCCGCTGTCGGTGTCGAGCCACCCCGGCGCGGGGTGCCGATCCGGCTGCTGGCGGCCGCCGGTGCAGTGGTCGATCCGCTGGCCCGGCTGTGCAAGAAGGAGAACCAGCTCAGCCCGCTGACCGTGCGTCTGATGCACGTGATGTCGCCGATGGATCACGGCAAGGCGGCCCGTGAGCTCGGCTGGCAGCCGAGGCCGGTGACCGAGTCGATCGCCGAGGGTGCGCGATTCTTCGCGGCAAGGAAGCGGGGCGCATGA
- a CDS encoding thiolase family protein: MGTRRGLQGDAAIVGYVELPPERLSKASPAPFTLEQWALLAAAALADAGLSAEQVDGIVTSHLGESEIFVPSTVAEYLGVRANFAELVDLGGASAAGMVWRAAAAIELGLCDVVLCALPARYITPSSELKPKVLTDAVFFGSSSNQFGSPQAEFEIPYGNLGQNGPYGQVAQRYAYEYGYDERAMAKIVVDQRFNANHTDGAIWKDTPLSVEDVLASPVIADPLHMLEIVMPCVGGAAVVVASAEVAARARNRPVWIKGFGEHVPFKTPTYAEDLLDTPIRKAADTAFGMTGLTRDQMDMVSIYDCYTITVLLSLEDAGFCEKGKGMAFVSDHDLTFRGDFPLNTAGGQLGFGQAGLAGGMHHVCDATRQIMGRAGAAQVTDCHRAFVSGNGGILSEQTTLILEGE; encoded by the coding sequence ATGGGAACCCGTAGGGGATTGCAGGGTGACGCGGCCATCGTCGGCTATGTCGAACTGCCGCCGGAGAGGTTGAGCAAAGCATCTCCGGCCCCGTTCACCCTGGAGCAGTGGGCGCTCCTGGCGGCAGCCGCCCTGGCCGACGCCGGGTTGTCGGCCGAGCAGGTCGACGGCATCGTCACGTCGCACCTGGGTGAGTCGGAGATCTTCGTCCCGTCCACCGTGGCCGAATACCTGGGCGTACGAGCGAACTTCGCCGAGCTGGTCGATCTCGGCGGAGCGAGCGCCGCGGGCATGGTGTGGCGGGCGGCGGCCGCGATCGAGCTCGGCTTGTGCGATGTCGTGCTGTGCGCCCTGCCCGCGCGCTACATCACCCCGAGCTCGGAGCTGAAACCGAAGGTGTTGACCGACGCGGTGTTCTTCGGCTCGTCCAGCAACCAATTCGGTTCACCGCAGGCCGAGTTCGAGATTCCGTACGGCAACCTCGGCCAGAACGGCCCGTACGGTCAGGTCGCGCAGCGCTATGCATACGAGTACGGCTACGACGAGCGGGCGATGGCAAAGATCGTGGTGGACCAGCGGTTCAACGCGAACCACACCGACGGCGCCATCTGGAAAGACACGCCGCTGAGCGTCGAGGACGTCCTGGCCAGCCCGGTGATCGCCGATCCGCTGCACATGCTGGAGATCGTGATGCCGTGTGTCGGCGGGGCGGCCGTTGTCGTGGCGAGCGCCGAGGTTGCCGCGCGGGCCCGCAACCGACCGGTGTGGATCAAGGGTTTTGGCGAACACGTGCCGTTCAAGACCCCGACCTATGCGGAGGATCTGCTGGACACGCCGATTCGCAAGGCGGCCGACACCGCGTTCGGGATGACCGGGCTGACCCGCGATCAGATGGACATGGTGTCGATCTACGACTGCTACACCATCACGGTGCTGCTCAGCCTGGAGGATGCCGGGTTCTGCGAGAAGGGCAAGGGCATGGCCTTCGTGTCCGATCACGATCTGACGTTCCGCGGTGATTTCCCGCTCAACACCGCCGGCGGCCAACTCGGTTTCGGTCAGGCCGGTTTGGCCGGCGGCATGCACCACGTGTGCGATGCGACCCGCCAGATCATGGGCCGGGCCGGCGCCGCTCAGGTCACCGACTGCCACCGTGCCTTCGTCTCCGGCAACGGCGGCATCCTGTCCGAGCAAACCACGCTGATCCTGGAAGGCGAGTGA
- a CDS encoding acyl-CoA dehydrogenase, which produces MTMSHVSIALTPEQRQLSEAVARFAARHAAIEETRAGLDDLAAGRLPSWWGTLVDNGFHAVHLPEALGGQGGGLEDMACVLESAGSALLPGPLLTTAIAGASVACAAESPAAVTLLKEIATGATAVVVPDGQADFQARREGDGWRLTGSSGLCLGICSAQRVVVPFPDDTGATVWAVLEPAAGQVESRRGTDLTTDLGNLRLHDHPVSGATVLTGLDADRVAGLTVAFTASAAAGITQWCVDTVTGHLRTREQFGKPIGTFQALQHKAAMLLVNSALATAAAWDAVRALSGSADRDQHRLTACSAAVMAVMPVPGLVLETLTMLGAIGFTWEHDLHLYWRRATSLAASIGPVSRWTRLLGELSATREVTVNLGDSDAEFRVRVADVLDRALTLSDKSFGRQGDYPEFAVGPRRELLAEAGLIAPHWPAPWGCDATVRQQLIVDEEFGKRAGLVRPSVGIAEWILPSLIAAGSPELQQRFVPGTLRGDLSWCQLFSEPGAGSDLASLSTRAVRVEGGWRINGHKIWTSLAHRADFGALLARTDPDAPKHRGIGYFILDMRSPGVEFRQITQSSGRAEFNEVFLTDVFVPDEMLLGDPASGWQLAISTMAHERVAISGYVNIDRMGALRELAAVSPDPDPLRHAIGEIDAYTNALKALGVQETLRLLDGQPPGPTSSIAKVATNVMLRRAAELTLGLTGPLALEQDSQPAVVAPYLDLPAELIGGGTTEIQLNIIAQLILGLPRK; this is translated from the coding sequence ATGACCATGAGCCACGTATCCATCGCCCTGACCCCCGAGCAACGGCAACTGAGCGAGGCCGTCGCGCGCTTCGCGGCCCGGCACGCAGCGATCGAGGAAACCCGCGCCGGCCTGGATGACCTGGCCGCAGGAAGGTTGCCGTCCTGGTGGGGCACCCTGGTGGACAACGGCTTTCACGCCGTCCACCTGCCGGAAGCGCTAGGTGGCCAGGGTGGCGGGCTGGAAGACATGGCCTGCGTGCTGGAGTCCGCGGGATCGGCACTGCTGCCGGGACCATTGCTCACGACGGCGATTGCCGGTGCCTCGGTGGCCTGCGCGGCGGAGAGTCCGGCGGCCGTGACGTTGCTCAAGGAGATCGCGACCGGCGCCACCGCCGTCGTGGTGCCCGACGGACAGGCCGACTTTCAGGCCCGGCGCGAAGGTGACGGCTGGCGTCTGACCGGTTCGTCGGGCCTGTGCCTGGGAATCTGTTCCGCACAGCGCGTCGTGGTCCCGTTTCCCGACGACACCGGGGCGACGGTCTGGGCCGTGCTGGAACCGGCTGCGGGGCAGGTTGAATCGCGGCGCGGTACCGACCTGACCACCGATCTGGGCAACCTGCGCCTGCACGATCACCCGGTATCCGGCGCGACCGTCCTGACCGGGCTGGATGCCGACCGGGTGGCAGGCCTGACCGTCGCATTCACCGCCTCGGCCGCGGCCGGTATCACCCAGTGGTGTGTCGACACCGTCACCGGGCATCTGCGCACCCGCGAACAGTTCGGCAAGCCGATCGGTACCTTTCAGGCGTTACAGCACAAGGCCGCAATGCTTCTGGTCAACAGCGCACTGGCAACCGCGGCGGCCTGGGACGCGGTGCGGGCGCTCAGCGGATCGGCAGACCGTGATCAGCACCGGCTCACCGCCTGCTCGGCCGCCGTGATGGCGGTCATGCCGGTGCCCGGGCTGGTGCTCGAGACACTCACCATGCTCGGCGCGATCGGATTCACCTGGGAACACGATCTCCACCTGTACTGGCGCCGGGCCACCAGCCTGGCCGCCTCGATCGGCCCGGTGTCGCGGTGGACCCGGCTGCTCGGTGAACTCTCGGCGACCCGTGAGGTGACGGTGAACCTCGGCGACTCCGATGCGGAGTTCCGCGTCCGGGTGGCCGACGTACTCGACCGTGCACTCACACTGTCGGACAAGAGTTTCGGACGCCAGGGTGACTACCCCGAGTTCGCTGTCGGGCCGCGCCGCGAGCTACTCGCCGAAGCCGGGCTGATCGCCCCGCACTGGCCCGCGCCGTGGGGTTGCGACGCCACCGTGCGCCAGCAGCTCATCGTCGATGAGGAGTTCGGCAAGCGCGCCGGACTGGTGCGGCCGTCCGTCGGCATCGCCGAATGGATCCTGCCCAGCCTCATCGCGGCCGGATCGCCGGAACTGCAACAACGTTTCGTGCCCGGCACACTGCGCGGCGACCTGTCCTGGTGCCAGCTGTTCAGCGAGCCGGGCGCCGGCTCCGACCTGGCCTCCCTGAGCACCCGGGCCGTGCGGGTCGAGGGTGGGTGGCGCATCAACGGACACAAGATCTGGACCTCGCTGGCGCACCGGGCCGATTTCGGCGCGTTGCTCGCCCGGACCGATCCCGATGCCCCCAAGCATCGCGGTATCGGCTACTTCATCCTCGACATGCGCTCGCCGGGAGTCGAATTCCGGCAGATCACCCAGTCGAGCGGGCGGGCCGAGTTCAACGAGGTGTTCCTCACCGACGTCTTCGTCCCCGACGAGATGCTGCTCGGCGACCCGGCGTCGGGCTGGCAGCTGGCGATCAGCACCATGGCGCACGAGCGGGTGGCGATCAGCGGGTACGTCAACATCGACCGGATGGGCGCGCTGCGTGAACTCGCCGCTGTCAGCCCCGATCCGGATCCGCTGCGGCACGCCATCGGCGAGATCGACGCGTACACCAATGCGCTCAAGGCGTTGGGGGTGCAGGAGACGTTGCGCCTGTTGGACGGGCAGCCGCCGGGACCGACGTCGAGCATCGCGAAGGTGGCCACCAACGTGATGCTGCGCCGGGCGGCCGAATTGACGCTGGGACTCACCGGCCCGCTCGCGCTCGAACAGGACAGCCAACCGGCCGTGGTGGCGCCCTATCTCGACCTTCCCGCCGAACTCATCGGTGGCGGCACCACCGAGATCCAGCTCAACATCATCGCCCAGCTGATCCTGGGATTGCCCCGAAAGTGA